A genomic segment from Peromyscus maniculatus bairdii isolate BWxNUB_F1_BW_parent chromosome 11, HU_Pman_BW_mat_3.1, whole genome shotgun sequence encodes:
- the LOC102915232 gene encoding low affinity immunoglobulin gamma Fc region receptor III isoform X1: MFQNVHSGSQWLLQPLTILLLFAFADRQTADLPKAVVKLEPPWIQVLREDSVTLKCEGTPNLGNDSTLWLHNGRSISSQAHPSYTFKATANNSGEYQCQTGQTSLSDPVHLGVISDWLLLQTPQLVFREGETIMLRCHSWRSKPLNKITFYQNGKSVKFHHYSGNFSISKANHSHSGDYNCTGFLGKTKHWSKLVTITVQGPATAPIASLLWYHAAFCLVMCLLFVVDTGLYFCVRKNLQPPVEAWRKTLSVRKCQAPQDK, translated from the exons ATGTTTCAGAATGTACATTCTGGAAGCCAATGGCTGCTTCAACCACTGACAATTTTGCTGCTGTTTG CTTTTGCAGACAGGCAGACTG CAGATCTCCCGAAGGCTGTGGTGAAACTTGAGCCCCCATGGATCCAGGTGCTCCGCGAAGACAGTGTGACACTGAAATGCGAAGGGACCCCCAACCTTGGGAACGATTCGACCCTGTGGCTCCACAATGGGAGATCCATCAGCAGCCAGGCCCATCCCAGCTACACGTTTAAAGCCACAGCCAATAACAGTGGAGAATACCAGTGTCAAACGGGCCAGACCAGCCTCAGCGACCCTGTACATCTGGGAGTGATTTCTG ACTGGCTGCTGCTCCAGACCCCACAACTGGTATTCCGGGAAGGGGAAACCATCATGCTGAGGTGCCATAGTTGGAGGAGCAAACCCCTGAACAAGATCACATTCTACCAGAATGGAAAATCGGTGAAATTTCATCATTACAGTGGCAACttctccatctccaaagccaatCACAGCCACAGTGGTGATTACAACTGCACAGGATTTCTAGGAAAGACAAAACACTGGTCGAAGCTTGTGACCATCACTGTCCAAG GTCCAGCGACTGCACCCATCGCCTCTCTGCTTTGGTACCACGCCGCTTTCTGCCTAGTGATGTGCCTCCTGTTTGTAGTGGACACGGGCCTTTATTTCTGTGTACGGAAAAACCTTCAACCCCCAGTGGAGGCCTGGAGGAAAACTCTGTCAGTCAGAAAGTGTCAGGCTCCTCAGGACAAGTGA
- the LOC102915232 gene encoding low affinity immunoglobulin gamma Fc region receptor III isoform X2, which translates to MFQNVHSGSQWLLQPLTILLLFAFADRQTDLPKAVVKLEPPWIQVLREDSVTLKCEGTPNLGNDSTLWLHNGRSISSQAHPSYTFKATANNSGEYQCQTGQTSLSDPVHLGVISDWLLLQTPQLVFREGETIMLRCHSWRSKPLNKITFYQNGKSVKFHHYSGNFSISKANHSHSGDYNCTGFLGKTKHWSKLVTITVQGPATAPIASLLWYHAAFCLVMCLLFVVDTGLYFCVRKNLQPPVEAWRKTLSVRKCQAPQDK; encoded by the exons ATGTTTCAGAATGTACATTCTGGAAGCCAATGGCTGCTTCAACCACTGACAATTTTGCTGCTGTTTG CTTTTGCAGACAGGCAGACTG ATCTCCCGAAGGCTGTGGTGAAACTTGAGCCCCCATGGATCCAGGTGCTCCGCGAAGACAGTGTGACACTGAAATGCGAAGGGACCCCCAACCTTGGGAACGATTCGACCCTGTGGCTCCACAATGGGAGATCCATCAGCAGCCAGGCCCATCCCAGCTACACGTTTAAAGCCACAGCCAATAACAGTGGAGAATACCAGTGTCAAACGGGCCAGACCAGCCTCAGCGACCCTGTACATCTGGGAGTGATTTCTG ACTGGCTGCTGCTCCAGACCCCACAACTGGTATTCCGGGAAGGGGAAACCATCATGCTGAGGTGCCATAGTTGGAGGAGCAAACCCCTGAACAAGATCACATTCTACCAGAATGGAAAATCGGTGAAATTTCATCATTACAGTGGCAACttctccatctccaaagccaatCACAGCCACAGTGGTGATTACAACTGCACAGGATTTCTAGGAAAGACAAAACACTGGTCGAAGCTTGTGACCATCACTGTCCAAG GTCCAGCGACTGCACCCATCGCCTCTCTGCTTTGGTACCACGCCGCTTTCTGCCTAGTGATGTGCCTCCTGTTTGTAGTGGACACGGGCCTTTATTTCTGTGTACGGAAAAACCTTCAACCCCCAGTGGAGGCCTGGAGGAAAACTCTGTCAGTCAGAAAGTGTCAGGCTCCTCAGGACAAGTGA